In Acropora muricata isolate sample 2 chromosome 11, ASM3666990v1, whole genome shotgun sequence, one DNA window encodes the following:
- the LOC136888919 gene encoding uncharacterized protein isoform X1, producing MVAEKSGPSFASILSIVSIVMYTGGFVRIELEFNKQKDKINQLESVVESMKTSKGDGLAHVNTILRNRRSDYSTNNKTENKHTPAERFTFDKQLVAGLREKLCQSNTDKCSHGPPGPPGPPGPRGERGERGRRGNKGRTGNQGDNGFMGPPGRSGKQGIMGPPGSKGETGLKGEKGDTGTAGMKGAKGEPGESIAAPTVAVSPAKMTVNESKTASFQCSVSGNPKPVSTWTKLEGKSEKNLSATADGKLILPNAAGSDSGVYKCSASNILGRRQALVRLAVNVHPSLSLNPGPHYAIQGSNFTLPICHVKGYPTPVVIWRNSSGKLPQGRVRYNNSGLQILQARKEDSDLYTCSAENLLGKVEKKTMLVVVSPPRFTSKPPSKIVSMLSFAVRLHCSATGDPQPIISWRKQGGQLPVGRSQQINGSLVITNLQQSDAGNYICTAKSAGVFIMEAVTALKINDNKGALRSSSILGRLDMKYLVKLNSFLVPVLRSSSRSRFVRCWRAKTDGWAASTFHSNCDGKGPTVTIIQVGSYIFGGYTDVSWSSPSRGSCGFASSRKSFIYSLYNINGFSPVKLQIKSGMQSSAIWRCSIDGPLFGGNDIFISDNAASNRVSRSNCGNTYHLPPGYSLSGSYCRFYAGGGSMYFIPTDVEVFYETTT from the exons TCAATACAATCCTTCGAAACAGGCGTAGTGATTATTCCAcgaacaacaaaacagaaaacaagcacACCCCAGCCGAGAGGTTCACATTTGACAAACAACTTGTTGCTGGGTTGAGAGAGAAACTTTGTCAATCAAACACCGACAAATGCTCCCACGGTCCTCCAGGCCCACCCGGTCCGCCTGGACCGAGAGGAGAAAGAGGTGAACGAGGACGAAGGGGAAACAAAGGAAGAACTGGAAATCAAGGAGACAACGGCTTTATGGGACCGCCAGGGAGAAGTGGAAAGCAAGGCATCATGGGACCGCCAGGGTCAAAGGGAGAAACTGGactaaaaggagagaaaggagaCACGGGAACTGCTGGCATGAAGGGAGCTAAAGGAGAACCGGGTGAATCGATTGCAGCTCCTACTGTTGCTGTTTCGCCTGCAAAGATGACAGTCAATGAAAGCAAAACTGCTTCTTTCCAGTGTTCAGTCAGCGGCAATCCTAAGCCTGTGTCAACATGGACTAAACTGGAAGGGAAGTCAGAGAAAAATCTGTCAGCAACCGCAGATGGGAAGTTGATTTTACCAAATGCTGCTGGCAGTGACTCGGGTGTATACAAGTGTTCAGCCTCAAACATCCTGGGACGGAGACAAGCACTGGTGCGGCTTGCAGTCAATg TTCATCCCAGCCTTTCTCTCAACCCAGGACCTCATTACGCAATACAAGGAAGCAATTTCACCCTTCCAATTTGTCACGTGAAAGGATACCCCACACCAGTGGTGATATGGAGAAATTCATCCGGCAAGTTACCCCAGGGGAGGGTCAGGTATAACAACAGCGGGCTGCAAATTTTACAAGCTCGCAAAGAAGACTCAGACTTGTACACCTGCTCAGCAGAAAACCTTTTaggaaaagttgaaaagaaaacaatgttaGTTGTTGTATCTCCTCCTCGGTTTACATCGAAACCTCCTTCCAAGATTGTGTCGATGTTGAGCTTCGCTGTGAGGCTGCATTGCAGCGCTACTGGTGACCCACAACCAATCATCAGCTGGAGAAAGCAAGGAGGTCAGCTGCCAGTTGGGCGGAGTCAGCAGATCAATGGATCGTTGGTTATTACAAACTTACAACAGAGTGACGCAGGGAATTACATTTGCACTGCTAAAAGTGCTGGCGTGTTCATTATGGAAGCTGTAACTGCTTTGAAGATAAATGATAACAAAG GAGCCCTTCGCTCGTCAAGTATTCTTGGTAGACTCGACATGAAGTACCTTGTCAAGTTGAATTCATTCTTAGTTCCAGTCCTCCGGAGTTCATCCCGCAGCAGGTTTGTGAGGTGTTGGCGCGCAAAGACAGATGGCTGGGCAGCATCCACCTTCCACAGCAATTGTGATGGAAAGGGTCCCACTGTTACTATAATCCAAGTCGGCAGTTACATATTTGGTGGATACACAGATGTGTCTTGGTCTAGCCCTAGTCGTG GTTCTTGTGGTTTTGCTTCATCCCGTAAATCGTTCATATACTCGCTGTacaacatcaatggcttctctcCTGTTAAGCTTCAGATCAAGTCAGGAATGCAGAGTAGTGCTATATGGAGATGTTCCATCGACGGACCACTATTTGGTGGAAACGACATCTTCATATCAGACAACGCTGCGAGCAACCGTGTTTCTCGCAGTAATTGTGGCAACACTTACCACCTCCCCCCAGGGTATTCTTTGTCGGGTTCTTACTGCAGATTTTATGCGGGAGGGGGAAGCATGTACTTCATTCCCACTGATGTTGAAGTGTTTTACGAGACAACCACTTAG
- the LOC136888919 gene encoding hemicentin-1-like isoform X2, with the protein MVAEKSGPSFASILSIVSIVMYTGGFVRIELEFNKQKDKINQLESVVESMKTSKGDGLAHVNTILRNRRSDYSTNNKTENKHTPAERFTFDKQLVAGLREKLCQSNTDKCSHGPPGPPGPPGPRGERGERGRRGNKGRTGNQGDNGFMGPPGRSGKQGIMGPPGSKGETGLKGEKGDTGTAGMKGAKGEPGESIAAPTVAVSPAKMTVNESKTASFQCSVSGNPKPVSTWTKLEGKSEKNLSATADGKLILPNAAGSDSGVYKCSASNILGRRQALVRLAVNVHPSLSLNPGPHYAIQGSNFTLPICHVKGYPTPVVIWRNSSGKLPQGRVRYNNSGLQILQARKEDSDLYTCSAENLLGKVEKKTMLVVVSPPRFTSKPPSKIVSMLSFAVRLHCSATGDPQPIISWRKQGGQLPVGRSQQINGSLVITNLQQSDAGNYICTAKSAGVFIMEAVTALKINDNKVPVLRSSSRSRFVRCWRAKTDGWAASTFHSNCDGKGPTVTIIQVGSYIFGGYTDVSWSSPSRGSCGFASSRKSFIYSLYNINGFSPVKLQIKSGMQSSAIWRCSIDGPLFGGNDIFISDNAASNRVSRSNCGNTYHLPPGYSLSGSYCRFYAGGGSMYFIPTDVEVFYETTT; encoded by the exons TCAATACAATCCTTCGAAACAGGCGTAGTGATTATTCCAcgaacaacaaaacagaaaacaagcacACCCCAGCCGAGAGGTTCACATTTGACAAACAACTTGTTGCTGGGTTGAGAGAGAAACTTTGTCAATCAAACACCGACAAATGCTCCCACGGTCCTCCAGGCCCACCCGGTCCGCCTGGACCGAGAGGAGAAAGAGGTGAACGAGGACGAAGGGGAAACAAAGGAAGAACTGGAAATCAAGGAGACAACGGCTTTATGGGACCGCCAGGGAGAAGTGGAAAGCAAGGCATCATGGGACCGCCAGGGTCAAAGGGAGAAACTGGactaaaaggagagaaaggagaCACGGGAACTGCTGGCATGAAGGGAGCTAAAGGAGAACCGGGTGAATCGATTGCAGCTCCTACTGTTGCTGTTTCGCCTGCAAAGATGACAGTCAATGAAAGCAAAACTGCTTCTTTCCAGTGTTCAGTCAGCGGCAATCCTAAGCCTGTGTCAACATGGACTAAACTGGAAGGGAAGTCAGAGAAAAATCTGTCAGCAACCGCAGATGGGAAGTTGATTTTACCAAATGCTGCTGGCAGTGACTCGGGTGTATACAAGTGTTCAGCCTCAAACATCCTGGGACGGAGACAAGCACTGGTGCGGCTTGCAGTCAATg TTCATCCCAGCCTTTCTCTCAACCCAGGACCTCATTACGCAATACAAGGAAGCAATTTCACCCTTCCAATTTGTCACGTGAAAGGATACCCCACACCAGTGGTGATATGGAGAAATTCATCCGGCAAGTTACCCCAGGGGAGGGTCAGGTATAACAACAGCGGGCTGCAAATTTTACAAGCTCGCAAAGAAGACTCAGACTTGTACACCTGCTCAGCAGAAAACCTTTTaggaaaagttgaaaagaaaacaatgttaGTTGTTGTATCTCCTCCTCGGTTTACATCGAAACCTCCTTCCAAGATTGTGTCGATGTTGAGCTTCGCTGTGAGGCTGCATTGCAGCGCTACTGGTGACCCACAACCAATCATCAGCTGGAGAAAGCAAGGAGGTCAGCTGCCAGTTGGGCGGAGTCAGCAGATCAATGGATCGTTGGTTATTACAAACTTACAACAGAGTGACGCAGGGAATTACATTTGCACTGCTAAAAGTGCTGGCGTGTTCATTATGGAAGCTGTAACTGCTTTGAAGATAAATGATAACAAAG TTCCAGTCCTCCGGAGTTCATCCCGCAGCAGGTTTGTGAGGTGTTGGCGCGCAAAGACAGATGGCTGGGCAGCATCCACCTTCCACAGCAATTGTGATGGAAAGGGTCCCACTGTTACTATAATCCAAGTCGGCAGTTACATATTTGGTGGATACACAGATGTGTCTTGGTCTAGCCCTAGTCGTG GTTCTTGTGGTTTTGCTTCATCCCGTAAATCGTTCATATACTCGCTGTacaacatcaatggcttctctcCTGTTAAGCTTCAGATCAAGTCAGGAATGCAGAGTAGTGCTATATGGAGATGTTCCATCGACGGACCACTATTTGGTGGAAACGACATCTTCATATCAGACAACGCTGCGAGCAACCGTGTTTCTCGCAGTAATTGTGGCAACACTTACCACCTCCCCCCAGGGTATTCTTTGTCGGGTTCTTACTGCAGATTTTATGCGGGAGGGGGAAGCATGTACTTCATTCCCACTGATGTTGAAGTGTTTTACGAGACAACCACTTAG
- the LOC136888905 gene encoding uncharacterized protein, with amino-acid sequence MGLIWSLFGYVQDNKPPQLSVKLKKARDVVAFTTEWKELHLPIDILLLTVESCDFLSCYSLLGQPFRSYNEELGYVYFGRMGEASDEGKLWVALMTSSEGADTPGGSLTVGQIAFKVLQPKAVFSLGTCISLDPEKVRMGDVVISSKLTTAEGFRVPVSPRLGRLAKDAPYGWVPPLENPDELEVNVHPNGDILSLSLAVKREYDDIRKEYPGAVAIETEGKGVYAAAHTTNIEWVIVKGVASYFHRNHSATSGWNSFASTVAASVVAKLLIDPTVFREWRHYNQGRQGVRHEASGDQQLPWREYGESFVRLFIWEKNLEEKKKEAMEKILTQVVETYMECNELSQGNLKEDLKSFTDHIENVYGVNLVTVGKGSVIIILDCPTLDSLEHLWNDYLAGHLDNLAERYLVTNDLETVSLKTTILEEDYLNCKEALMKLRSTYSAVIDISSVIQWLKGEYNRRAEFSPLLRSKGVKLQLEDLYARLSVVSSLYSKSSEIGVKDIFSSSRKGEDSMVLFEAYEGIGKSFFCLKLAQDWANDAMPSTFPIFELVLLLKCKDIEGHIMDAISEQLLPRSLEDKMKDNFLKFIGDASNQERILVILDGWNELPEESKHHVDNVLARRVLKCCYVLVTTRGRPELQKRFKFNLCLRMKALSEVDSFDYIRKHFKSIGTEQSSKGESLIQEIKGNRLLQDLRSNRPNLFLLCLLCEDHEGKLPSSSSGLYQTLVRYLWRRYCAKQKLKTDEEDMDLAKQFEREILAIGELAWKSLLNFRHSFREDDLKLERRDEMSITLGLGFVYKEESLKRSEPHHVFTFVHKTFQDYLAALYVAHNLRGSKFYEPVRNRFIFGQWYRKAFLFVCGILREEASILFRQIGDALQKDWDWSKCSKDAASFFTESWKESGNAESMANTLCSFLPFPRVLHVREHHHKELINVLEACAGFSKVQTPAEVHVAVPFGFQVVENIQRVLAGIPNVKTLILPAVSYSIDRTEVGEVLRASKTLEKVTFALSAGRGEGWASALDVGLGADSSLSSVGLRIDGLLNQSALQAVENLLFNKYLSSLSITIYGDVQESLAKVLARGLAGKSAVKFLDLCVNGMLSFVEAYSLEEGILRNGSLRKVKVSVNGELPVNWQGVGENLHAKLAKKGVVSSIYPNIFSKVKGSQVTSLNPMLLPKTHFVQQNITLNVWGELSGDGSKALSEFLLHTPVSHLTLNIHGQLTDELLRCTARCVKKQKRSSSITVNAWLQMTEKEKNLINELGLDKNPSVSLNVCGTGAPLKKSNDSEVFSSDEPSSLFAFFEEAEKVSSEKVSSKSLSLTINLMPDTGGFWLYELRHGLKKVTSLNSLTLAINIYSDTDRLWLYELSEALVESTSLSSLTLALNIYSDTDNFWTYRLVEALAESTSLNSVTLAINIYSDSHWRHKYLHGLIWIESLTECNFLFNIYGKCKPQSFVKIVEKGQVEDVETEG; translated from the exons ATGGGACTGATTTGGTCTTTATTTGGATATG TGCAAGACAACAAGCCACCACAGCTCAGTGTCAAGCTGAAAAAAGCTCGTGATGTTGTAGCATTTACTACAGAATGGAAAGAGCTTCAtctgccaattgatattttacTATTGACTGTGGAGAGCTGTGATTTCCTGAGCTGTTACTCCTTGTTGGGTCAACCTTTCAGAAGTTACAACGAGGAACTTGGGTATGTGTACTTTGGACGCATGGGAGAGGCCAGTGACGAAGGAAAGCTTTGGGTTGCATTGATGACTTCATCGGAAGGAGCTGACACCCCAGGGGGCTCTTTGACAGTGGGTCAGATTGCATTTAAAGTTCTCCAGCCAAAGGCTGTATTTTCATTGGGAACTTGTATCAGTTTAGACCCGGAGAAGGTCAGAATGGGCGATGTTGTCATATCTTCGAAGCTAACAACTGCAGAGGGATTCAGAGTTCCTGTCAGCCCACGTCTTGGCCGTCTTGCTAAAGATGCACCCTATGGGTGGGTTCCTCCGTTGGAAAATCCTGATGAATTGGAAGTTAATGTGCATCCCAATGGTGATATCCTGAGCCTGTCACTGGCAGTGAAGCGTGAATATGATGATATTCGTAAAGAATATCCTGGGGCAgttgcaattgagacagaaggcAAAG GTGTTTATGCTGCAGCGCATACTACAAACATTGAGTGGGTGATAGTGAAAGGTGTGGCTAGTTATTTTCATCGAAACCATTCAGCAACTTCTGGTTGGAATTCCTTTGCGAGCACCGTGGCCGCCTCTGTGGTGGCCAAGCTGCTAATTGATCCAACAGTTTTCCGGGAATGGCGGCACTATAACCAAG GAAGGCAAGGTGTACGTCATGAAGCATCTGGAGACCAACAACTTCCCTGGAGAGAGTATGGAG aATCATTTGTCAGGTTGTTTATCTGGGAAAAAAatcttgaggaaaaaaaaaaagaagccatGGAAAAAATTTTAACCCAAGTAGTCGAAACATATATGGAATGTAATGAGTTATCACAAGGTAATCTTAAGGAAGACTTGAAATCCTTCACTGACCACATAGAAAACGTCTATGGGGTAAACTTGGTCACTGTTGGTAAGGGTTCTGTGATCATCATTCTGGACTGCCCTACATTAGACAGTCTAGAGCATCTGTGGAATGATTATCTCGCTGGTCATCTTGATAACCTTGCTGAGCGATACCTTGTTACAAACGACCTGGAGACAGTTTCCCTCAAGACAACCATACTAGAGGAAGACTATTTGAACTGCAAGGAGGCTCTCATGAAACTTCGAAGTACATATTCAG CTGTCATCGACATCTCTTCAGTAATCCAATGGCTGAAAGGAGAATATAACAGACGAGCCGAATTTAGTCCGCTTCTGAGGAGCAAAGGCGTGAAGTTGCAGCTTGAAGACCTCTATGCAAGATTATCAGTTGTCTCGAGTCTTTACTCAAAAAGTTCAGAAATAGGTGTCAAGGACATTTTTAGTTCATCCAGGAAAGGTGAAGATTCAATGGTGCTTTTTGAGGCGTATGAGGGAATTGGCAAATCATTCTTCTGTCTTAAACTTGCTCAGGACTGGGCGAATGATGCAATGCCTTCGACATTTCCTATTTTCGAACTTGTCTTGTTGCTGAAATGCAAAGACATCGAAGGACACATAATGGATGCCATCAGCGAGCAACTTTTACCCAGAAGTTTAGAGGACAAGATGAAGGATAATTTTTTGAAGTTCATAGGAGATGCTAGTAACCAAGAAAGAATTCTTGTCATTTTGGATGGGTGGAACGAGCTCCCAGAAGAATCGAAGCATCACGTTGACAATGTTCTTGCCAGGCGTGTCTTGAAGTGTTGCTATGTGTTGGTCACAACCCGAGGAAGACCCGAACTCCAGAAACGGTTTAAATTTAATCTCTGCCTTAGGATGAAAGCATTAAGTGAAgttgattcatttgattacatCAGGAAACATTTCAAGAGTATTGGAACAGAGCAGTCATCTAAGGGAGAAAGTCTCATACAAGAAATAAAAGGTAACCGTTTATTACAAGACCTTCGAAGTAATCGTCCAAATTTGTTTCTCCTTTGCCTCCTTTGTGAGGACCATGAAGGAAAGCTGCCTTCCTCCAGTTCTGGTCTTTACCAAACCCTTGTGAGGTACCTTTGGAGAAGATATTGTGCAAAACAAAAGTTGAAAACTGATGAAGAGGACATGGACTTGGCCAAACAGTTTGAAAGAGAGATTCTTGCAATTGGAGAGCTAGCGTGGAAAAGCCTGTTGAATTTTCGTCACAGTTTTCGGGAAGACGATTTAAAGTTGGAGAGAAGGGATGAAATGTCGATAACCCTTGGGCTGGGCTTTGTTTACAAGGAAGAAAGTTTGAAACGATCTGAACCACATCATGTGTTTACCTTTGTTCACAAAACATTTCAAGACTATTTAGCCGCGTTATACGTCGCCCATAACTTACGAGGAAGCAAGTTTTATGAGCCCGTACGAAATCGATTTATTTTTGGGCAGTGGTATCGAAAGGCTTTTTTATTTGTGTGTGGAATACTCCGCGAGGAGGCAAGTATTCTCTTCAGGCAGATTGGTGATGCGCTTCAGAAAGACTGGGACTGGTCCAAATGCAGCAAAGACGCAGCAAGTTTCTTCACTGAAAGTTGGAAAGAAAGTGGAAATGCTGAAAGCATGGCAAATACTCTTTGTTCATTCTTACCCTTTCCTCGGGTTCTACACGTGAGAGAACACCACCACaaggagttgataaatgttCTAGAGGCGTGCGCAGGGTTTTCCAAGGTACAGACACCCGCTGAAGTTCACGTTGCAGTTCCTTTTGGTTTTCAAGTTGTTGAAAATATCCAGCGTGTGTTGGCTGGGATTCCAAATGTGAAGACCCTTATTTTACCAGCTGTCAGTTACAGTATTGATCGCACGGAAGTTGGTGAAGTCCTGAGAGCTAGCAAGACCTTAGAAAAAGTGACATTTGCGTTGTCGGCAGGGCGTGGCGAGGGCTGGGCCAGTGCCCTTGACGTTGGATTAGGTGCTGACTCATCATTGTCGTCTGTTGGTCTTAGGATTGATGGTTTATTGAATCAATCTGCATTACAGGCTGTAGAGAATTTGCTGTTCAACAAATATCTGTCCTCTCTTTCTATTACTATTTATGGAGATGTACAGGAATCGCTCGCGAAGGTGCTTGCCAGAGGCCTGGCAGGAAAAAGTGCTGTCAAGTTCCTTGATTTGTGCGTCAACGGAATGTTGAGTTTCGTTGAAGCTTATTCATTAGAAGAAGGCATTTTAAGAAATGGATCACTGCGAAAAGTAAAGGTCTCTGTTAATGGAGAACTTCCTGTCAATTGGCAGGGTGTTGGAGAGAATCTTCATGCAAAATTGGCCAAGAAAGGGGTCGTCTCTTCAATCTACCCAAACATCTTCAGCAAAGTGAAAGGCAGTCAGGTGACAAGTTTGAATCCCATGCTGTTGCCAAAGACTCATTTTGTGCAACAAAATATTACTCTGAATGTTTGGGGTGAGTTGAGTGGTGATGGTTCCAAAGCACTGTCTGAGTTCTTATTGCATACCCCGGTGTCTCACCTGACGTTAAATATTCACGGACAATTAACCGATGAACTTCTTCGCTGCACAGCAAGATGTgttaaaaaacagaaaagatccTCTTCAATAACCGTCAACGCTTGGCTCCaaatgactgaaaaggaaaagaatctTATTAATGAACTTGGATTGGACAAAAATCCATCAGTATCATTAAATGTGTGTGGAACCGGTGCGCCcttaaagaaatcaaatgaCAGCGAAGTCTTCTCTAGTGACGAGCCAAGCTCTCTCTTTGCGTTCTTTGAGGAGGCAGAAAAAGTCTCATCTGAAAAAGTTTCATCTAAATCTCTTTCTCTCACAATCAACCTAATGCCCGACACAGGTGGCTTCTGGCTATACGAACTTCGCCATGGTTTGAAAAAAGTCACCTCGCTGAATTCACTCACACTGGCAATTAACATCTATAGTGACACAGACAGGTTATGGCTATACGAACTTAGCGAGGCTTTGGTAGAAAGCACCTCTCTTAGTTCACTCACACTGGCACTTAACATCTATAGTGACACAGACAACTTCTGGACATACAGACTTGTCGAGGCTTTGGCAGAAAGCACCTCGCTGAATTCAGTCACACTGGCAATTAACATCTACAGTGACAGTCATTGGAGACACAAGTATCTCCATGGTTTGATATGGATCGAGTCTTTAACTGAATGTAATTTCTTATTCAACATTTACGGTAAATGCAAACCGCAATCTTTTgtaaaaattgttgaaaagggACAGGTTGAAGACGTTGAGACTGAAGGTTAA